The region TTCTTTTAACTTGTCTTTTTGCACATCATTCCCTACCTTGTCATTTTCCAATACAAATATTCTTCTTCTAACTTATCTTTTTTCACATCATTCCCTACCTTGTCATTTTCCAATACAACAcattcttcttctttttcattGGGTCATACAACATGATACTCAAGTAAAAGTATTGGTTTTTCAATTATATCAGGTTGTGACAGTGGATGGAGAATTTATAAATGCATATTTCCATTAACCACTACAGTGGTTTTCATCGTCTTTGCACCCATGTCATCGTTCAATGGAACAATCTCATTAATCTTAACTGCATCATGATACCACAAAAGACTCTCTACTTTTGGGTACCCTAAGTCTTGAAACTACTCATCACTTTAAAATAACTTCAGTAATCAGGTCACATTTCCAATCCTCCTTAACCCCTGATTACCTAATTTTGTAAACTCAATAAACTCACTCGCGTGATGCGCAACAAATTCAAACCTAGTATCCCATCCTTATTCAAGATAAATAATGTATACATAATACGATTTTTAATATGTTATAACAATTTTAAATTGTAGAAAACATAAAGTAAATGTGTTGTTTGAAGAATGGAAATGAACAACTGAGGTGAGTATTATTGAGCTTTCGTCTCTCTTCGAATGTCTTCCTCTTTTGGGATTTCTAGGGTTCACGCCTCCTCTTCGTCTTCACACTTAAGAACAAGGATTTTCGTCTATCTTATCACTTCAGAGCAAGGATTTTCGTCTATCTTCACACTTTAGAACAAGGATTTTCTTCTTCTTGGTAAAGCTAGGGTTTCTTCGTCTCTCTCACTTCGTATTATCTCTGTATCTCTTACATTAACTCTAAACGAATAGGAATATAGTTTTAAGTAAACATCTTTCAACAATTACTTCATAATAATATATTCTAAATATACAAAAAAAATCCTTGTCAATAAATATATCCAATTAGATTGTCACGCCAACAAAACATAACGATTTTTTACAAAATTTTATGGAAAGAACCAAATCAGCTAAGATAAGTGTTTTTAAAGGACTCAAATGTAacattttttaaataaaaaattaaaataaaatgttaaaTTAAATTAAGGGACTAAAATATACATTAAATCTAATTTTTATAGTCAATCGTATAACTCAATATAAAAGCAACTTATTTTATAAAGATCGGATGATATGACCAACTTATATGGTTTGATATGAAAATGCAATAGTCTTAAATATTTTGAATAAGCGCTTACTTATCAATGAAGTCATTTTCTATTCAAAATAATAGTTTGTCCAATTGTGCAAACAAGATATTTAATTTCATATTAAAAGACTATGTGGTTGATTGATAACGAACTTATGATGACGATTTTATAGTCTTCTTGGCTCGGGTCAACTGAAGAAGAGATgagaaattaaaaaaaataaaaaaaaacatttgTTTGTTTCAAGGAGGTAAGAGATTTCAATTCAACACGTTCTTCTAGAATCAATGACAAATTAGTTTTTAAAATATTAACTAAAATTTGAGTATCGAATTTTgaattttatgttatttttgtGGTAATGTGAAAGAAAGAAGTTGGGAATAGGATTTGAAAGGCTGCAATTGCATTGCATTTATTACAAGAAACGAAAAATGACGAAGGAATAAGACAAAGATAAAATCAAAGAGTAGGTCTATAAATCAAAACTCAGGGGGTTGAAAAGTCTGGAGATTTTGAGCAATAATAATTTATCAATGGTTGAGAGTCATATTATTATGTAAATCTGAAAATTATTTGatatattttatatatttgaAACGCGTTCGCAAGTGTATTTTTAAATTCTAGAAAAAAGGTGAAAGAGAACCACTAAGCGTGTTTGGTCCTATGAGAGACCATATCTTCATCAATAAtatagaaattaaaaaaaaacataaataaatttaaattCTCTACATCGTAGGTTTTTATATGAAACGTGTGAGCATGGATTTGGCTTGCTTCAATTAAATATGAGTGTGTGTGATGCAGGAACCAATCAATTATATGACtgattttttaattattattatttaaagaagaaatttaaaatattttatattttaacataaatatttattaaaacttgaagaaatttttaattaataaaaattattattGGTAATTATATATTTAAATTTTGGTAGTCTCTTTAGAGCAGTTTAAATGTAATCCATTTCAAATTTAGATTGAAAAATAGATAAAATAATTTACATTTGAGTTTTTTTACAAAACACATATATACAAGTTTCATATATTTAagtttttaaaatatttttttagatCCATCTAAATCTAGAAAATGTGGcctttattaaaaaaaataagaaaatatgaATCATATTTCCATTATTACAAAATACGTGGTTTATAAAAATTTATTGttttataaataatttaatttttttaaagaaaaaaagtAAAGCACAACCAAACATTATTGTATGTTCCAAACTTAAGTTaaatttattgaaatattttagagattaattgaaatacactgtcagtgtaaaagagttttacaccatcagttaattatagacgttggatactaaaagaaatttgacttttattttaaaaatctataaagtaatacaaacgggtgatggtgatgaatcgacggtgtaaaactttttacactgacagtgtataataattaatctcaatattttatatttaaatattatttgattattatattttaataattatatatatatatatatatatatatatatatatatatatatatatatttaaacattatattttatatatatatatatatatatatatatatatatatatatatatataaattaaaaacattaattaattaaatattcagataaagtttaaaaaataattaaatttttatttaataattaaataatcAGTTGGATATGAATTCAAATATGAATAAATGTAAGAATGGATCATTTCAGAATAATGAAAATTTTAATTGATCATTTTCTTATATATAGATTATGATCTTTAATATACGATGCAATAGAAATATCATAGAGTGTTCAAAATATTAGAAATGTCGATTAAGGAAGATTCATATGATAACAAATGTCAGTTATTTATCtatatatttttttgtttcaGTTTATTACAATctaaaaattaattaatatattgTGGATTCTAAAATTGTGTAAacatatattatatatatttttcgCTTCCATCTCTATGTATTAATCTTCATATTCTAACAAAATCATCTCTCCTTATTTACATTATAATTAATCAATAATTCCATAGCAAAATATATGAATATGGAATGAAACTATAGAATTATTAACTTGAAAATCTTATATTTAATATATGTTCATATTTCAGTTTATTTCGCATCCAtatctaaatttggatcatgaccataAAGTTAACGAACAAGATGCAGTCGTTTGGACTacatgcacaccgatcataagattcactattatggagatgcacaatagtgatcgtGTTAAATTGCAGTCCGGTGcgcttcaacacatcccagatcccccgaAAAACCTAGGAGAATGACATCTACATAAAGTTAACGATCAACGGAATTTTAACCCATGACAAAGtttcgctagatctgagtgtcacaaatggaagcaccgccaaGATCATGTCTTAACTGAATTTGTGATGTCAGCTGAAGAAAAACCAAGTtgtaattatatggcttggtacagatcggttggattTGAGTTTATCGTCaaggatatgtacctatacgacccacgctAGGCAACTTACACACCATaaggctcaacatctaaccccccAATAACATTGCCAGATCGGTTACTCACAACCCCATATCCATCAAAAAAATTATTCCACAAACCTACAACCCTAACATGccaaacacccaaccacaataccaagagtATACCCTGTACCACCAACAACAACTAGATCATCATCAAGGCATCCAACATCGTTTTGCACCCCAACACATCACTCTATCATagccgccttagccaaaacactcaacgGTCATTTAACACCAACTGTTCCTCCTCTACCATAGCCAGGAAGCTCAAACATCTCAAAATCAAAACCTTCAACAACCATGtgtctaccaaacaccacaacaatcatttcaacctttcctcgacgcatcattcacaccaatgtctccctaCAATCGTTATGGTCGCCCTCCCATAACTCAAACACAACTTAACTACTCTGGCATGAATCATGAACTTAGCTATGATGGTACCCCTTCGATGCATACACAAGACAACgctgatttgtctgactatcttAGACAATCTCCTGCAGTTGATGGTGATGTTCCTAGGccctcagatactcaaacacctggggtgaattatcaacatgggttagggctacgagttcgggtagctaggggatgtgggactAGAGGTCAGTTAAGTGATCCCGGTCATCGACATTAGTCTTTTTTATGTAAACGGGTATTAATACTAATATGAATTGGTCTGATTTCGACTTTATCTATCATGTAtgatatttttcaaaaaaaattacgAAACACACATGTGCCcgaccaattggcgcctcctttaaAACTTAACACATatgcgccaattggattggcaacacAAGGTGGACTAACCAATCCAATCGACGCctcctctctaagtttaagagcaagcgtcaattcatctggcaccccctcttcaaagtgggatagtttgagaaaaaatttaaaatttgaattattttaaaacttttttttgaaaaactgaATTATTTGAATACAAATTTCCTACGAATTAACTATTCATATTTAAACTATGAATCATATACGATGACAACATCAAAAATGAGAAAAATGGAGGGACTTTACAAATTTGGAATACAATAGTACAacaattatttattttattttttttggaaaaacagttatttttattttcttcttgAATAAATTATCAATCTGATCTTTAAATTATCATTCTCTCTACAATATAATTATGAACTAAGTATTAAAATGATAAATAATTTTTAAGTTATTATTAACTCATCAATTACTTACTTCTTTTAGTAACGAAAATACTACATCGAGACTAACAAAAACATGATGAATTAAAATAGTTCAAGAataaaatataagagaaaagtaatttaaatttcaaattcatGATTTATTATTTCCTTTTTATTCATGAGTGGCTTCGCATTTCTATCTTTACAGGAAAGCCGCCTTTCATTAATGATGTAATATGGGCAGTGTACTCCGGCTCAATCCCTTCATCCATCGCCGGAACAACCCTAAACCGCCCCATAATCCCGGCAACCACCCTCTTCATCTGCAAGAATGCCATTTCCTTCCCTATACACACCCTCGGTCCAGCCTGGAAAACCGGATATCTATAATAATCTATCCCAATAAAGCTCCACTTCCCAACCTCATCCCGACTCAACCACCTCTCCGGTCGAAACTCAGCCCAATCCGGTCCCCATATCTTCTCAGATCTTCCCATAGCATATACATGATAAGTCACTCTCCACCCTTTCTTCACTAAAGTCCCATCTGGCAAAACATCTTCGTGCGCCGCTAATTTAGTATCCACCGCAACAGGAGGGTATAACCTCATACTCTCGCATAGCGCCGCGTGAGTGTAAACCATATCCTTCACCTCATCGTAGCCAACCGTTTCCGATTTTCCGGTAATCTCTTTGAGAATCTCATTCTCCACATGAGTATGCTTAGAGAGTAACCAAAAGAACCATGTGAGTGCTGCTGAAGTTGTATCTCTCCCAGCAAGAATAAAGCTTATtacaatatcaacaacaaaagATTCATCTGAATGTCCAGAATTTAAGAAACGCGATAAAAGATCTACCGATTCCAACGCTGATTTTTCTCCAAGCACTTTTTTCTTATCCCTAACAATTTTTGTGGCGAGTCCTCTTACTTCTGCGACGGCTTCTTTCAGCCGTCGCTCCGATCCGATGTTCAGGACTTTTTTCACTTTCCATAGTAATGGAATCACGGCGTTTAACCTCTCGATGCTGAGTCTCGTGCTTTCATCGAAGGCTTTTACAAACGGTGCTTCAGGAAGGGATGGGAGGAGATACTCTGGATCGTATCCAAAAGCGATCATGCAAATGTTATCGAAGGTGAAACGCTGCAGGATGTCTTGGAAATCAAGAATAGTGGTTTGGTTTAAAGAAGCTTCGGAGAGAACAGGGAGGAGGCGATCGGAGAGTTCAACATCAACTACCGTTTCAACGAACTTCCGGAGGGATTTAGTGTTGAACTCGTGGCTGGAGATTTGTCGTTGGAACTTCCATGCATCACCGTCGACGGTGAAGATTCCGTCACCGAGTAAGTCATTGATGGATTGGTAAAACGTGAAACCTTTACCGTAGCAAGGGAAATTGGTTTTGAGAATGTGTTGCACCACGGCAGGTTGAGCCGTAAAGACTTGGCGGGAGCCGAAAGGGCGGTGGAGGACGAAGGTGGAGGAAGGGATGGTTTGGAGAATGTCGGAGGTCCATTGCACGCGTCGGTGGAAGTTGGCTGCCAAAGAGAAAGCAGAACCGAAAATGGGATAAGATTTAGGAATTGTGGTGTTGGTGGTAGAGGAAGGTGCTTTTTGGGATTtggattttgtttttgtttttgtggCTAAGAGTAAAAACCAAACGAGAGATGCAGAGAAAAGTAACCATGAAACCAATAATTGGAGTTCCATTTTGCAAGTTTGATGTTATGATTGAGTAATGAGAGCCAATAAAAACGGTAATTACACTTGCCTTATTTCTTCTTCGCTTAATTGTGCGAATGCTGCTTTTATAAGGATAATAGGAGTATGTTGGTGTAAGCTTTTAGTAATTGAAACTTTTAGTAATTGAAACTTAAAAGTTGAATTGAAACTTTTAGTAATTGAAACTTAAAAGTTGA is a window of Lathyrus oleraceus cultivar Zhongwan6 chromosome 6, CAAS_Psat_ZW6_1.0, whole genome shotgun sequence DNA encoding:
- the LOC127096954 gene encoding cytochrome P450 94A2 → MELQLLVSWLLFSASLVWFLLLATKTKTKSKSQKAPSSTTNTTIPKSYPIFGSAFSLAANFHRRVQWTSDILQTIPSSTFVLHRPFGSRQVFTAQPAVVQHILKTNFPCYGKGFTFYQSINDLLGDGIFTVDGDAWKFQRQISSHEFNTKSLRKFVETVVDVELSDRLLPVLSEASLNQTTILDFQDILQRFTFDNICMIAFGYDPEYLLPSLPEAPFVKAFDESTRLSIERLNAVIPLLWKVKKVLNIGSERRLKEAVAEVRGLATKIVRDKKKVLGEKSALESVDLLSRFLNSGHSDESFVVDIVISFILAGRDTTSAALTWFFWLLSKHTHVENEILKEITGKSETVGYDEVKDMVYTHAALCESMRLYPPVAVDTKLAAHEDVLPDGTLVKKGWRVTYHVYAMGRSEKIWGPDWAEFRPERWLSRDEVGKWSFIGIDYYRYPVFQAGPRVCIGKEMAFLQMKRVVAGIMGRFRVVPAMDEGIEPEYTAHITSLMKGGFPVKIEMRSHS